A genomic stretch from Leptospira licerasiae serovar Varillal str. VAR 010 includes:
- the acs gene encoding acetate--CoA ligase, which produces MSKERIVQPFANFKKTANINLKDYKALYKESLENPKKFWAREASTRLTWFKKWNKVLDHDFKNAKVKWFEGGKINVSYNCLDRYIDSPLKNKAAIIWEGDNPQESKTYTYFDLYREVNKFANVLKNSGIRKGDVVMVYLPMIPELAITILACTRIGAIHSVVFGGFSPEALQSRIEDCKPRLIITSDGGYRGGKSLDLKKAVDTALDQSSEKVNNVIVVRRTGQETELNWKEGRDHWWHYLMNDQNLPVYCKPEQMDSEDPLFILYTSGSTGKPKGVLHTTGGYLLGVNMTFHYVFDIKPTDTYWCTADIGWVTGHSYLVYGPLSNGATSVMFEGVPTYPDAGRFWDVIDKHGVTVFYTAPTAIRSLMREGTDHIEKRNLSSLRLIGSVGEPINPEAWEWYFKHVGKSKCPIVDTWWQTETGAIMISPLPGAIAQKPGSATLPFFGVHPVLLDDEGKEINSKGEVSGNLAIKSPWPSMMRGVFKDPKRFFDTYFSIYKGYYFTGDGARRDKDGYYWITGRVDDVINVSGHRIGSAEVESALVENLSVAEAAVVGFPHDIKGQGIYAYVTVKEGVTTNDSLKKELIATVEKMIGKIARPDVIHWAPGLPKTRSGKIMRRILRKIASSEFEGLGDISTLADPSVVEKLIEDKKKYHS; this is translated from the coding sequence ATGTCGAAAGAAAGAATCGTCCAGCCGTTCGCTAATTTCAAAAAAACGGCAAATATCAACCTTAAAGATTATAAGGCATTATACAAAGAATCCTTAGAGAATCCTAAAAAGTTCTGGGCTAGAGAAGCTTCTACCAGACTTACCTGGTTCAAAAAATGGAATAAAGTTTTAGATCACGATTTTAAGAACGCAAAGGTAAAATGGTTCGAGGGAGGCAAGATCAATGTCTCCTATAATTGCCTAGATCGTTATATAGATTCCCCCCTAAAGAATAAGGCTGCAATCATCTGGGAAGGAGATAATCCACAAGAATCCAAAACTTATACCTACTTCGATCTCTATCGCGAAGTGAACAAGTTTGCAAACGTTCTGAAAAATTCAGGAATCCGAAAAGGGGACGTGGTAATGGTCTATTTGCCTATGATCCCCGAGTTAGCTATTACAATTCTTGCATGTACTCGGATCGGTGCGATTCACTCGGTAGTGTTCGGAGGTTTTTCTCCGGAGGCTTTACAAAGCAGGATAGAAGATTGTAAACCGAGGCTTATCATAACTTCCGACGGAGGTTATAGAGGCGGTAAAAGTCTGGACCTCAAAAAAGCGGTGGATACCGCTTTAGACCAATCTTCTGAAAAAGTAAATAATGTGATCGTGGTCAGAAGGACAGGCCAAGAAACGGAACTGAACTGGAAGGAAGGAAGAGATCATTGGTGGCATTATCTGATGAACGATCAAAATCTTCCTGTATACTGTAAGCCGGAGCAAATGGATTCGGAAGATCCTTTGTTCATTTTATATACTTCAGGCTCTACTGGGAAACCGAAAGGAGTTCTTCATACTACCGGAGGATATCTTCTCGGGGTCAATATGACCTTTCATTATGTTTTCGATATCAAACCTACGGATACATATTGGTGTACCGCAGATATCGGTTGGGTAACAGGTCATAGTTATCTAGTATACGGTCCGCTTTCTAACGGAGCTACTTCCGTTATGTTTGAGGGAGTTCCTACATATCCTGATGCGGGAAGATTCTGGGATGTGATCGACAAACACGGAGTCACAGTATTCTATACTGCACCCACCGCTATCCGTTCCTTAATGCGAGAAGGAACGGATCATATCGAAAAAAGAAATCTCAGTTCTCTCAGGCTGATCGGATCTGTGGGAGAACCTATCAACCCTGAAGCTTGGGAATGGTATTTTAAACATGTCGGAAAATCCAAATGTCCGATCGTAGACACATGGTGGCAGACGGAAACCGGAGCGATCATGATATCTCCTTTGCCCGGAGCAATCGCTCAAAAACCAGGATCGGCAACTCTTCCATTCTTCGGAGTTCATCCAGTTCTACTAGATGACGAAGGAAAGGAGATCAACTCCAAGGGAGAAGTCTCAGGAAATTTAGCGATTAAATCTCCATGGCCTTCCATGATGAGAGGAGTTTTTAAGGACCCGAAAAGATTTTTCGATACTTACTTCTCCATTTATAAAGGCTATTATTTTACGGGTGACGGAGCTAGAAGAGATAAAGACGGATACTATTGGATCACCGGTCGTGTTGACGATGTGATTAACGTTTCAGGTCATAGGATAGGCTCCGCGGAAGTGGAAAGTGCTCTTGTAGAAAATCTTTCCGTAGCGGAAGCGGCAGTTGTAGGATTTCCTCATGATATCAAAGGCCAGGGAATTTATGCGTATGTCACAGTGAAAGAAGGTGTGACCACAAACGATTCTCTCAAAAAAGAGCTGATCGCTACTGTGGAAAAAATGATTGGAAAGATCGCAAGACCTGACGTGATCCATTGGGCACCTGGACTTCCTAAAACAAGGTCCGGAAAAATTATGAGAAGGATCTTACGCAAAATAGCGTCCAGCGAATTCGAAGGTTTGGGAGATATCTCCACCTTAGCGGATCCGAGTGTAGTGGAAAAACTGATAGAAGATAAGAAGAAGTATCACAGTTGA
- a CDS encoding cobalamin-binding protein gives MSKIGPQRIVCLTEETTELLYLLGEEDRIVGISAYTERPPKAKEEKPRVSAFINGNIKRIKELEPDLVIGFSDIQAQLSHDLVKEGLNVLITNQRSLEEIFQTILMVGSLIGKSEQVSKLVESYKKRLNEIKERSSSKPKLKVFFQEWDHPIITGIRWVSELLEIVGAVDCFSHLKEKSLAKDRIISLHEVAGAKPDLIIGSWCGKPMDFEWVRTREEWKNIPAIRNDKIFEMDPAIILQPGPALFEEGVLEMNRILEEVRTSLS, from the coding sequence TTGAGTAAAATCGGTCCGCAAAGAATCGTATGTTTAACTGAAGAAACTACTGAACTTCTCTATTTATTAGGGGAAGAAGATAGGATTGTTGGCATCTCCGCATATACGGAGAGGCCTCCAAAAGCGAAGGAAGAAAAACCAAGAGTCTCCGCTTTCATTAATGGAAATATAAAACGGATCAAGGAATTGGAACCTGATCTGGTCATAGGTTTCTCCGATATACAGGCTCAACTTTCACATGATCTAGTAAAAGAAGGTCTGAATGTACTTATCACCAACCAAAGAAGTTTGGAAGAAATTTTCCAAACCATTTTGATGGTGGGATCACTGATCGGAAAATCGGAACAAGTTTCCAAACTGGTGGAATCGTATAAAAAAAGATTAAACGAAATCAAAGAACGTTCTTCTTCTAAACCGAAACTTAAAGTGTTTTTTCAAGAGTGGGATCATCCGATTATCACTGGAATCAGATGGGTCTCCGAACTACTGGAGATCGTAGGCGCAGTAGATTGTTTTAGCCATTTAAAAGAAAAATCCTTGGCCAAAGACAGGATTATAAGTCTTCATGAAGTTGCGGGTGCTAAACCGGATCTAATTATCGGAAGTTGGTGTGGAAAGCCTATGGACTTTGAATGGGTCCGCACTAGAGAAGAGTGGAAAAATATTCCTGCGATCCGTAACGATAAAATTTTCGAAATGGATCCTGCGATCATTTTACAACCTGGACCCGCCTTATTCGAAGAGGGCGTCTTGGAAATGAATCGGATCTTGGAAGAAGTAAGAACTTCTCTTTCGTAA